The Opitutia bacterium genome contains the following window.
TGAGTTTGGCGCGAGGACGCCGTGATAGTGGAGGAGGGGATAGAAGGGCGGCGGGACAAGAGACGCGAGACGGCGGAGGAAGTTGACTGGCGTGAGGATGAGAAAGGTCTTGCCGGCGCGAGGTTTCTTCATCTTGTAGGCGATGTGGCCGTCCGCGGTTTCTGACAAACGCTCGATGCTGAAAGGGTGTCGCGCACCGTAGCGGCAGAGTCGTTCGCGCCCGTCGAAGTCGCCGGCCTTGATTCGGACGCTCGCGTCGATGCTGAAGCCGCAGGTGTCGTCGTTCGGTGTCGACGGTTGGCGTCTTCGCGTCGGCGGTGGCGCGGAAGGAACGACGGCGCCCGCGCTGTCAAGGTTGGCGAAGAGGCCCGGCGTTGGAGTCTGATCGGCGCACGCGCGGAGGTCGCCATCGCCGATGAGGCCGCGGCGTTTCAGCAGCGTTCGCACGCGGCGAAGAACCGCGAGGGTGAGCGCGTGAACGTTGTTCGCTGCGGGGGATTGAGACGGTTGAAAGACAAGCGACTCGCCGTGCTTGGCCGGAACGTAGACGCCGTCGAGGGCGAGGATGTGGAAGTGCACGTGGAGATTGAGCGCGCTGCCGAATCGCTGCACGAAGGAAACGGCGCCCGTCTTCGCGTCCTGGAGCCCGCACGCTTCGGTGTGCCATTTCGAAACGACGTCGACAAGGATGCGAAGGACCGCGGTGAGGAGGTGTGGGTCCCTGGCCACGAGGAACTGGAGATCGAAAGGCATCGAAAGGACCCATTGACGAATGGGGACGTCGGGCAAGACATGGTCGACGAGATGGGCGCTGGTGTTCGCCATTCGTCTCGCGCCACAGGATGGACATAGGCCACGCCGCTTACAGGAGAAGGCCACGAGGATATCGGCACCGCACTGCTTGCAGCGCGCTCGGGCGAAACCGTGGGCGAGGACGCCGCACCGGACGTACTTGCGGAATTCCTGCTCCACGTACCGCGGGAGCGTGTCAGTGTTATCCGTTTTCGTGAGAGCGAAGAACGTCTCAAGGTGGTCGCGGACGACGCGGTGAAGGAGTGTCGACTCGGGCGTGTGGCGTTTGTAGATGCCGGACGACACGAAGAGCACGTTGGCAAGCGAAGGGCCATTCCGTTTCTCCTGGGCGCTC
Protein-coding sequences here:
- a CDS encoding transposase, which gives rise to MLFVSSGIYKRHTPESTLLHRVVRDHLETFFALTKTDNTDTLPRYVEQEFRKYVRCGVLAHGFARARCKQCGADILVAFSCKRRGLCPSCGARRMANTSAHLVDHVLPDVPIRQWVLSMPFDLQFLVARDPHLLTAVLRILVDVVSKWHTEACGLQDAKTGAVSFVQRFGSALNLHVHFHILALDGVYVPAKHGESLVFQPSQSPAANNVHALTLAVLRRVRTLLKRRGLIGDGDLRACADQTPTPGLFANLDSAGAVVPSAPPPTRRRQPSTPNDDTCGFSIDASVRIKAGDFDGRERLCRYGARHPFSIERLSETADGHIAYKMKKPRAGKTFLILTPVNFLRRLASLVPPPFYPLLHYHGVLAPNSPLRRRVVRVNTGRRAIDRPLAPCAASAPVSVPAFVTTPAFAFTTAPPPTRAATTSLATLLAVTTTRLSRIEWATLLKRVYDVDALRCPRCDGRLEFIAVLTEPAPIRAILDHLGLPSEPPRIPRARDPTHSDAPNFFDTYP